One genomic window of Rhinatrema bivittatum unplaced genomic scaffold, aRhiBiv1.1, whole genome shotgun sequence includes the following:
- the LOC115082557 gene encoding gastrula zinc finger protein XlCGF58.1-like, whose product MKENYETLISLASDEVTQHIKEENREEHPMEEGLIPRESGNGFENVSQGTERSNTRNSQQESEKKQRYPAGVSRDGVTACEMEVKVFPEHQKHESPFQSNTSDQKTSDLYQREGKGKKSFLCDSCGTSFGKESHLILHQKSHSLHTLFLCSKCGKSFSHKKNLKVHLNIHKTEKPFPCSDWRKSLISKYKLKLHHKIHTGARPFSCTKGGKCFIRKKDHTQHQPVHTGNNPFTCTECGKSFRRKDTLILHHSIHTGKRPFSCTECGKRFRSKSGFSAHQKIHTGERPYMCTECNKSFPVKGTLRRHMSLHKGERPFSCSECTKSFPEKCMLTQHMRIHTGEQPLSCTECNKSFMHKSALIIHMRIHTGERPFSCTECGKCFISKSLLSQHQKIHTGERPYMCTECNKSFRMKGNLTSHMRIHTGEQPLSCTECNKSFTQKGALTIHMRIHTGERPFSCTECGKRFVCKSHLSQHQQIHTGERPYMCTECNKSFRMKSTLTRHMRIHTGERPFSCTECNKSFMQIDALKIHMRIHTGEELFSSSERGKRFISKSHLSVHKKIHTGERPYMCTECNKSFRMKGALTRHTRIHTGERPFSCTECNKSFMQIDALTIHMRIHTGERPFSCTECGKRFIIKSHLSQHQKIHTGERSYMCTECNKSFRMKGTLTRHMRIHTQERPFSCTECNKIFMQESALKIHMTIHTGEQLFSCSECGKCFISKSHLSQHQKIHKGERPYMCTECNKSFTQKGALTIHMRIHTGEGLFSCSECNKSYPVKSALTRHMRIHTGERPFSCSECNKSFTQKGALTKHMRIHTGERP is encoded by the exons atgaaggagaattatgagaccctcatCTCCCTAG CAAGTGATGAGGTCACACAGCACATAAaggaggagaatcgagaagaacacCCTATGGAAGAAGGGCTGATCCCAAGAGAATCAGGAAATGGCTTTGAGAATGTTTCACAGGGGACTGAGAGAAGCAACACAAGGAATAGTCAGCAGGAGTCAGAGAAGAAGCAGAGATACCCTGCAGGAGTCTCACGGGATGGAGTCACTGCATGTGAGATGGAGGTCAAAGTCTTCCCTGAGCACCAGAAACACGAGAGCCCCTTTCAGAGCAATACCAGTGATCAAAAGACTTCAGATCTTTaccagagggaggggaaagggaagaaatcctttctgTGTGACTCCTGTGGTACAAGCTTTGGTAAGGAATCACATTTAATATTGCACCAGAAATCCCACTCACTCCACACATTATTTCTATGCAgtaaatgtgggaaaagcttcagtcacaagaaaaatctaaaagtgcacctaaacatacataaaacagagAAACCCTTCCCCTGCAGTGACTGGAGGAAAAGTTTAATTAGTAAGTATAAGCTAAAATTACATCACAAAATCCACACTGGAGCGAGACCCTTCTCTTGCACTAAAGGTGGAAAATGTTTTATTAGGAAGAAAGACCACACACAACACCAGCCAGTCCATACTGGAAACAACCCCTTTACTTGCACggagtgtgggaaaagcttccGTCGTAAGGATACGCTAATTTTGCACCATAGCATCCACACAGGaaagagaccattctcatgtactgaatgtggaaaacGTTTCCGTAGCAAATCAGGTTTCTCcgcacaccagaaaatccacacaggtgaaAGACCATACATGTGTACTGAATgcaataaaagcttccctgtgaaaGGTACCCTCAGAAGACACATGAGTCTCCACAAAGgggagagaccattctcatgtagtgaatgtactAAAAGCTTCCCTGAAAAGTGTATGCTCACccaacacatgagaatccacacaggggagcaaccACTCTCCTGTacagaatgtaataaaagcttcatgcACAAGAGTGCCCTCATaatacacatgagaatccacacaggagagagaccattctcctgtactgaatgtggaaaatgtttcattagCAAATCACTCCTctcccaacaccagaaaatccacaccggTGAAAGACCATACATGTGTACTGAATGCAATAAAAGCTTCCGTATGAAGGGTAACCTCAcgagtcacatgagaatccacacaggggagcaaccACTGTCATGTacggaatgtaataaaagcttcacgcagaagggtgccctcacaatacacatgagaatccacacaggagagagaccattctcctGCACTGAATGTGGAAAACGTTTCGTTTGCAAATCACACCTCTCCCAGCACCAGCAAATCCACACAGGTGAAAGACCATACATGTGTACTGAATGCAATAAAAGCTTCCGTATGAAGAGTACCCTCACAAGACatatgagaatccacacaggggagcgaccattctcatgtacagaatgtaataaaagcttcatgcAGATAGATGCCCTCAAaatacacatgagaatccacacaggtgaggaACTGTTCTCATCTAGTGAACGTGGAAAACGTTTCATTAGCAAATCACACCTCTCTGTACACAAGAAAATCCACACCGGTGAAAGACCATACATGTGTACTGAATGCAATAAAAGCTTCCGTATGAAGGGTGCTCTCACAAGACAtacgagaatccacacaggagagcgaccattctcatgtacggaatgtaataaaagcttcatgcAGATAGATGCCCTCACAATACatatgagaatccacacaggagagagaccattctcctgtactgaatgtggaaaacGTTTCATTATCAAATCACACCTctcccaacaccagaaaatccacaccggTGAAAGATCATACATGTGTACTGAATGCAATAAAAGCTTCCGTATGAAGGGTACCCTCAcaagacacatgagaatccacacacaggaacgaccattctcatgtacagAATGTAATAAAATCTTCATGCAGGAGAGTGCCCTCAAAATACACATGacaatccacacaggtgagcaactattctcatgtagtgaatgtggaaaatgtttcattagCAAATCACACCTctcccaacaccagaaaatccacaaagGTGAAAGACCTTACAtgtgtactgaatgtaataaaagcttcacgcagaagggtgccctcacaatacacatgagaatccacactggtGAGGGACTATTCTcgtgtagtgaatgtaataaaagctaccctgtgaagagtgccctcacacgtcacatgagaatccacacaggtgagcgaCCATTCTCTtgcagtgaatgtaataaaagcttcacgcagaagggtgccctcacaaaacacatgagaatccacacaggggagcgaccatga